From the genome of Bactrocera oleae isolate idBacOlea1 chromosome 2, idBacOlea1, whole genome shotgun sequence, one region includes:
- the LOC106620179 gene encoding protein toll, which yields MNNLKIFRCFYIRFLLLMFARQLPRIDAVFTPENCKTLSADSNCQCTTELAHFEIECASAKSNGKFNLRIGPGKNVKIECEDIAPEDYEILPKLKIGYTKIVQIKQCPLPHNEQPIAKLFTQLGVERVNYFAYAIDESSDNITQQHLSGLAKLQHLRLSVKSQKCLPYNLFENLKSLIWLDLRSNNLTLNDSLLEALPNLTYLDLGHNFLEHLPEGVFKNQQKLQHLNLWSNRLRTLTKEAFRGAEQLELLDLSSNEIESFEHDVFSLLGSLRSVDLNMNKIRELPGGLFAQNKYLTEFRLVNNKVRLKTLPPALFANLTFLEEVRLICGLEQVPADLFANATKLTNLTMKNNMLNTLPENFFKYQHNLYDLDLSNNRLENLPESMFGFTTNLIELRLSHNRLVEISSEIFKPLVNLKLLQLDNNNLVSISFDAFRDTANLQFLNLANNEIDFADPLDTTSLDTTSLDSLDEDFAIDTTSPFRFLFKLRELNLRNNSIMYLHKDWRTQLLELRKLDLSYNNIHMFSDRDLRFLSKHAIQVNLSHNLIEEINFNGINSMELHADARTIVFDLNDNPLHCDCVLLHFLQFIFGELNENVGNKFEILTNNLRCEGPPALKEKEIIDLSYMELVCPLDDQYSQEKLCPHGCECLVRPIDLMLIINCSYSELTRMPTLPSVSILKGIELIVSHNRLESLPLNVTHGYADVVALHVAENQLQELNLDNLPKNLEFLDVRHNLLKNLSAGVLNFLNSSSNMQAVFLTQNPWTCDCAAKPLLEFAQSVAVRSKLVEHDMQHLSCFMNLANSTTSLRFRDISESQICPIKRNWFFIIGLTIALNILIIGICTIIYRKYRNRMCRCFDIKMEVDDKYYDAFVSYAPLDEHFILEHLKPELENGPIQYRLCLHSRDWIVGDCFTQHIVRSVNESQRTIVILSQNFIKTVWSDTEFRMAHKTALASKQHRLIIIIYGDIDDFDSLDSELKACLQANTYLTWGDLNNWRKLRAVLPQNTCIERLEKEMSKLEICVA from the exons atgaataatttgaaaatatttcggtGTTTTTACATAAGATTCCTACTACTTATGTTTGCCAGACAACTGCCAAGGATCGACGCAGTTTTCACGCCGGAGAACTGTAAAACGCTAAGCGCCGACTCGAACTGTCAGTGCACAACGGAACTTGCGCATTTTGAGATCGAATGCGCGTCAGCCAAATCGAATGGCAAATTTAACCTACGCATCGGACCAGGAAAGAATGTTAAGATCGAGTGTGAGGACATTGCACCTGAAGACTATGAGATTTTGCCAAAGTTGAAAATTGGTTACACCAAAATCGTGCAAATCAAACAATGTCCACTGCCGCATAATGAACAGCCGATAGCTAAATTGTTTACACAACTTGGCGTCGAGAGAGTTAATTATTTCGCGTATGCAATCGACGAGTCCAGCGACAATATTACACAACAGCATTTAAGCGGTCTGGCGAAATTGCAGCATTTGAGGTTGAGCGTGAAATCACAAAAATGTTTACCGTACAATCTcttcgaaaacctaaaaagtcTCATATGGTTGGATTTGCGCTCAAACAACTTGACGCTGAACGATAGCTTGCTGGAAGCTTTGCCGAATTTAACATATCTGGATTTGGGGCACAATTTTTTGGAACACTTGCCCGAAGGTGTATTTAAAAATCAGCAGAAGTTGCAACATTTAAATTTGTGGAGCAATCGCCTGCGTACACTCACCAAAGAAGCGTTCCGTGGAGCAGAGCAGCTGGAGCTGCTGGATCTCAGTTCGAACGAAATTGAAAGCTTTGAACATGATGTTTTTTCGTTACTCGGCAGTTTGCGGAGTGTAGatctaaatatgaataaaattcgTGAACTGCCTGGTGGATTATTTGCGCAGAACAAATACCTTACGGAATTCAGACTCGTAAACAACAAAGTACGGCTGAAAACCTTACCGCCTGCACTATTCGCGAATTTGACGTTTCTCGAAGAAGTTCGTTTGATATGTGGCTTGGAACAGGTACCGGCAGATTTGTTCGCCAATGCCACTAAACTTACAAACCTCACAATGAAAAACAATATGCTGAATACATTACCCGAGAACTTTTTCAAGTATCAGCACAATCTCTATGACCTAGATTTGTCCAATAATCGTTTGGAAAACTTGCCGGAATCGATGTTCGGTTTTACAACGAATCTCATCGAACTGAGATTGTCACACAATCGGCTCGTCGAAATATCAAG TGAGATCTTTAAACCTTTAGTGAATCTGAAGCTGCTGCAACTCGATAACAATAACTTGGTCAGTATCAGCTTCGATGCTTTCCGCGACACGGCCAACCTGCAATTTCTCAATTTGGCAAATAACGAAATCGATTTCGCCGATCCGCTAGATACAACGTCACTGGATACAACATCGCTCGATTCTTTGGACGAAGACTTCGCAATTGACACCACCTCGCCTTTCCGTTTCCTGTTTAAACTGCGCGAACTCAACTTGCGTAATAATTCTATAATGTACCTACATAAGGATTGGAGAACACAACTGCTGGAACTGCGCAAACTCGACCTCAGTTACAATAACATTCATATGTTCTCCGATCGTGATCTGCGTTTTCTGAGCAAACATGCCATACAAGTTAACCTGTCACATAATCTCATAGAGGAAATCAATTTCAATGGCATCAACAGCATGGAATTACACGCGGACGCACGTACCATAGTTTTCGACCTTAACGACAACCCACTACACTGCGACTGTGTACTCTTACATTTTCTACAATTCATATTCGGCGAGTTGAACGAAAATGTGGGGAACAAATTTGAAATCTTAACCAACAATTTGCGGTGTGAAGGACCGCCAGCATTAAAGGAGAAAGAAATAATCGATCTTAGCTACATGGAACTGGTATGTCCACTGGATGATCAATACTCGCAAGAGAAGTTGTGTCCGCACGGTTGTGAGTGCTTAGTACGTCCGATCGATTTGATGCTGATCATTAACTGTTCATATAGCGAACTGACACGAATGCCAACGCTACCGAGTGTGTCGATACTAAAAGGCATTGAATTGATCGTGTCGCATAACAGGCTGGAGAGCCTGCCACTTAATGTTACTCACGGTTATGCCGATGTTGTGGCGTTACACGTCGCCGAGAATCAACTGCAGGAACTCAATTTGGATAATCTACCAAAGAATTTAGAGTTTTTGGATGTACGACACAATCTACTGAAGAATTTGAGCGCAGGTGTATTGAACTTTCTTAACAGCAGCTCAAATATGCAAGCTGTTTTTCTCACACAAAACCCGTGGACTTGTGATTGCGCGGCAAAACCGTTGTTGGAGTTCGCACAAAGTGTGGCAGTACGAAGTAAACTCGTCGAACACGACATGCAACACTTGAGCTGTTTCATGAATTTGGCTAATTCAACGACCAGCTTAAGATTTCGCGAtattagcgaaagtcaaatatgCCCAATCAAACGGAATTGGTTCTTCATCATTGGTCTGACAATCGCACTCAATATATTGATTATCGGTATTTGCACTATAATTTATCGCAAATATAGAAATAGAATGTGTAGGTGTTTCGACATCAAAATGGAAGTTGACGATAAGTATTACGACGCTTTTGTCTCTTATGCGCCGCTGGATGAACACTTCATCTTAGAGCACTTGAAACCCGAGCTAGAGAATGGACCGATACAATATCGGTTGTGTTTACACAGTCGTGACTGGATCGTCGGCGATTGTTTCACACAGCATATTGTGCGTTCTGTAAACGAGTCGCAGCGCACTATAGTGATATTGTCGCAGAATTTCATAAAAACCGTATGGTCCGACACGGAATTCCGTATGGCGCATAAAACTGCACTAGCTTCAAAGCAACACCGTTTGATAATCATAATCTATGGCGACATCGACGACTTTGATAGCTTGGATAGCGAACTAAAGGCGTGCCTTCAAGCGAACACCTACCTAACGTGGGGAGATCTCAACAACTGGAGGAAACTGCGCGCCGTTTTGCCGCAAAACACTTGCATCGAGCGGTTGGAAAAAGAAATGTCTAAGTTAGAGATATGTGTGGCTTAG